One stretch of Candidatus Nitrosotenuis cloacae DNA includes these proteins:
- a CDS encoding HIT family protein, which produces MDCVFCKIVDGKIPAKVIMESKNSIAFLDAFPVAEGHTLVIPKKHYEKLQFVSSEDNADLFGLVHKIIPKVDALTGASLVAIHNGKEAGQEVPHVHIHLIPRHQSDSAGAVHSMFANRPKLTDSEFSNLQEKLKTL; this is translated from the coding sequence ATGGATTGTGTTTTTTGTAAAATAGTAGATGGTAAAATTCCAGCTAAAGTCATAATGGAGTCAAAAAATTCTATTGCATTCTTGGATGCATTCCCTGTAGCCGAAGGACACACATTGGTAATCCCGAAAAAACACTATGAAAAACTACAATTCGTATCCTCAGAAGACAATGCTGATCTGTTTGGGCTGGTCCACAAAATAATTCCAAAAGTCGATGCGCTAACTGGCGCATCACTGGTGGCGATTCATAATGGTAAGGAGGCTGGTCAAGAAGTTCCACACGTTCACATACATCTCATCCCACGTCATCAATCTGATTCTGCTGGTGCGGTTCACTCCATGTTTGCAAACAGACCAAAACTCACAGATTCCGAATTCTCGAATTTACAAGAAAAACTAAAAACTCTCTAG
- a CDS encoding DnaJ domain-containing protein codes for MDTSQAYLILNLKPNSPYSEVKHSYRKMALETHPDKNNSEQDGKKFKLITEAYHTLKNNNKTSNSKKDNYKKYTDTKTNQGKTNSGTKWSTQDKPPEEDWGRYTKQTEQSDPQFWQEYVSEFWKNYESAKTSQTKNPYDFEIKQEKKPNLFSSVEHSLCIGCCSCEIIAPQVFHIDKISKMNPKSSVINQNGASLEKIIDAAQTCPTKAIKVEEQATGKRLYPY; via the coding sequence TTGGACACATCACAAGCCTATTTGATTTTGAATCTAAAACCCAATTCACCATACAGTGAGGTGAAACATTCGTACAGAAAAATGGCGCTGGAAACACATCCAGACAAAAACAATTCAGAGCAGGACGGCAAAAAATTCAAGCTAATCACAGAGGCATATCATACATTAAAAAATAACAATAAAACTAGCAATTCAAAAAAAGACAACTACAAAAAATACACAGACACCAAAACAAACCAAGGAAAAACAAATTCGGGTACAAAATGGAGCACACAAGACAAACCCCCAGAAGAAGACTGGGGCAGATACACAAAACAAACAGAGCAATCAGATCCACAGTTTTGGCAGGAATATGTTTCAGAATTTTGGAAAAACTATGAATCTGCAAAGACGAGCCAAACAAAAAATCCATATGATTTTGAGATAAAACAGGAAAAAAAACCGAACTTGTTCTCAAGTGTGGAACATAGTCTATGCATAGGGTGTTGTAGTTGTGAGATAATTGCACCACAAGTATTTCACATTGACAAGATTTCCAAAATGAATCCAAAATCAAGTGTCATAAATCAAAACGGCGCAAGCCTTGAAAAGATAATTGATGCCGCGCAAACTTGTCCAACAAAAGCAATCAAAGTGGAAGAGCAAGCCACTGGCAAACGCCTGTACCCATACTAG
- a CDS encoding aspartate aminotransferase family protein, translating to MTPKSAVLFARSKKLHVNGVSHNIRFFSPYPFVTKSAKGKYLVDVDSNKYVDFWMGHWSLILGHAAKQVLAKTKEQLGRGWMYGTVNKNTVELSEKIQSVVPVAEKIRYASTGTEATMYAVRLARAVTKKKIIAKIDGGWHGYTTDLLKTVNWPFTQTESAGLTDEEHIISIPYNNLEESIEILKSVKNDLAGVIIEPILGGAGCIPATKDYLVGIQEFVKKKNGLFMLDEIVTGFRFRNGCLYNTMGLDPDIVTLGKIVGGGFPIGVICGRDEIMDHANTQSHQRKNRAYIGGGTFSANPMTMIAGAATLDILKNARTYSKIKKLGDTTRKKITKAFDGQVIVTGKDSLFMTHFVKNEITEINNAQDVAKCDSTRLQRFHFEMMVEDGIFFLPGKLGAFSDAHSEADVKTLVDAAERFSENK from the coding sequence ATGACACCGAAGTCGGCGGTACTTTTTGCAAGATCAAAAAAACTCCACGTAAATGGAGTGAGCCACAACATACGGTTTTTCTCCCCATATCCGTTTGTCACCAAATCTGCCAAGGGAAAATACCTAGTAGATGTAGATTCTAACAAGTATGTCGATTTTTGGATGGGGCATTGGAGTCTGATTTTAGGCCATGCTGCAAAACAGGTTTTAGCCAAAACAAAGGAACAATTGGGAAGGGGATGGATGTATGGAACGGTTAACAAAAACACCGTAGAACTATCAGAGAAAATCCAAAGCGTGGTTCCAGTTGCAGAAAAAATCCGCTATGCGTCAACTGGAACGGAGGCAACGATGTACGCAGTAAGACTCGCAAGAGCAGTCACAAAGAAAAAAATAATTGCAAAGATCGACGGTGGGTGGCACGGATATACCACAGATCTATTAAAAACAGTAAACTGGCCATTCACTCAAACCGAAAGTGCTGGACTCACGGATGAAGAACACATCATATCCATACCATACAATAATCTGGAAGAGTCCATTGAAATTTTAAAATCTGTTAAAAATGATCTTGCTGGAGTAATCATAGAGCCAATACTTGGTGGGGCCGGATGCATCCCAGCTACAAAGGACTATCTAGTTGGCATACAGGAATTTGTCAAAAAGAAGAACGGCCTATTCATGTTGGATGAAATAGTGACTGGATTTAGATTTAGAAATGGTTGTTTATACAACACGATGGGCCTTGATCCAGATATCGTAACACTGGGCAAGATTGTTGGTGGAGGGTTTCCAATTGGGGTTATTTGTGGAAGAGATGAGATAATGGATCATGCAAACACGCAATCACATCAAAGAAAAAACAGAGCATACATTGGCGGGGGTACTTTTTCCGCAAACCCAATGACAATGATTGCAGGTGCTGCAACATTGGATATTTTGAAAAATGCCAGAACATACTCTAAAATCAAAAAATTAGGAGATACAACTAGAAAGAAGATCACAAAAGCGTTTGATGGGCAGGTCATAGTGACTGGTAAAGACTCGCTGTTTATGACACACTTTGTAAAAAATGAAATTACTGAGATAAACAATGCTCAAGACGTGGCAAAATGTGATTCAACAAGATTACAAAGATTCCATTTTGAGATGATGGTAGAAGATGGGATATTTTTCTTGCCGGGGAAATTAGGTGCGTTTTCTGATGCACACTCTGAAGCAGATGTAAAGACACTCGTAGATGCGGCCGAGCGATTTTCCGAGAATAAATAA
- a CDS encoding DUF6659 family protein, producing MSIEYKFYESKCSQLQQEKEIRFAGIIDEQGKLVVGGFKPGITPLENDESRLDDFMDFASRVSLRKEYDKTLGPINYLAARRDRLVLISFPFPVSKFVLLISAEPTVDIEKIAKRVVTIFSDAS from the coding sequence ATGAGTATCGAGTACAAATTTTATGAATCAAAATGCTCACAACTCCAACAAGAAAAAGAAATTCGATTTGCAGGAATAATTGATGAACAAGGCAAACTGGTAGTTGGTGGTTTCAAGCCTGGAATAACGCCACTTGAGAACGATGAGAGCCGACTGGATGATTTTATGGATTTTGCATCCCGTGTTTCATTACGCAAAGAGTATGACAAAACATTGGGCCCAATTAACTATCTTGCAGCAAGACGAGATAGATTGGTCTTGATAAGCTTCCCGTTTCCTGTAAGCAAATTTGTTTTACTAATATCTGCAGAACCCACAGTGGATATTGAAAAAATAGCCAAACGTGTTGTCACAATATTTAGTGACGCCTCTTAG
- a CDS encoding Lrp/AsnC ligand binding domain-containing protein — protein MNEAYVLLNVDYKEQKNIIEQAKKIPTVKTVKAVYGIYDVLIILESNDMQQIKTAIDVHIHGINGINNLTSLISVN, from the coding sequence ATGAATGAGGCATATGTTTTGCTTAATGTCGATTACAAGGAACAAAAAAACATAATCGAGCAAGCAAAAAAGATCCCGACCGTAAAAACTGTAAAAGCCGTTTATGGAATTTATGATGTCTTGATAATATTGGAATCAAATGACATGCAGCAAATTAAAACCGCAATTGATGTTCACATACATGGCATAAACGGAATAAACAATCTCACCTCATTAATCTCTGTGAATTAA
- a CDS encoding NAD(P)/FAD-dependent oxidoreductase, whose translation MVQEYDIIVVGAGPGGLSAGIFIARQKTPCLVISKDLGGQLNLIPKLENYPGTMMSSGQLLAKTLENQFLVFGGEITYDTVEKIDEAESGLKIKTSRTEYLAKAVVLAPGKVPNSLGLSNETQFANKGVHYCTKCDAPFYQGRSTATVGVGGYLVESGILLSRMASKVYLIYKGAALGGDKDLIESIKKKENVELIPQSSVKSISGANSLQQITLLDNSGNEKTINVDGLFIEMGSKINLDFVKHLVTINQKGEIEVTEGGKTTHIAIFAAGDATNIPYKQIISACGDGAAAGLSAFNHVEKLRGKPGIRADWKKTIGDTVFHY comes from the coding sequence TTGGTTCAAGAATATGACATTATAGTAGTTGGCGCAGGCCCAGGTGGACTATCTGCTGGAATATTTATTGCACGACAAAAAACACCCTGCCTTGTAATATCAAAAGATCTTGGAGGCCAACTAAATCTTATTCCAAAACTGGAAAACTATCCTGGTACTATGATGTCAAGCGGACAACTTTTGGCAAAAACACTGGAAAACCAGTTTCTTGTTTTTGGAGGCGAAATAACATATGATACTGTGGAAAAAATTGATGAAGCAGAATCTGGACTAAAAATAAAGACAAGCAGAACAGAATATTTGGCAAAGGCAGTTGTTTTGGCACCCGGAAAGGTTCCAAACAGTCTAGGACTCTCAAACGAAACTCAATTTGCGAACAAGGGCGTTCATTATTGTACTAAATGTGATGCTCCATTTTACCAGGGGAGGTCCACTGCCACTGTTGGGGTTGGCGGGTATTTGGTAGAATCTGGGATTTTACTCTCACGCATGGCATCTAAGGTATATCTGATTTACAAAGGTGCGGCGCTAGGCGGAGACAAAGACCTCATTGAATCAATCAAGAAAAAAGAAAACGTTGAGCTGATTCCGCAGTCATCAGTCAAATCCATATCTGGAGCAAACTCTTTGCAGCAGATCACATTGCTTGATAATTCTGGCAATGAAAAAACGATCAATGTCGATGGCCTTTTCATTGAGATGGGCTCTAAAATTAATCTGGATTTTGTAAAACACCTAGTTACAATAAACCAGAAAGGCGAAATTGAGGTAACTGAGGGGGGCAAAACAACACACATTGCAATATTTGCTGCAGGCGATGCAACAAACATCCCATACAAGCAAATAATCTCTGCATGTGGTGATGGTGCAGCTGCCGGCTTGTCCGCGTTTAATCACGTTGAGAAACTCAGGGGTAAGCCTGGAATACGTGCCGACTGGAAGAAAACAATCGGTGATACTGTATTCCATTACTAA
- a CDS encoding fibronectin type III domain-containing protein has product MHDKIMTHHVFSLFAISVIVLSIAIIPVFADTIVPSAPTGVSAAAISPTQVNLFWTAPSGFTVTSYKIEYKTGSGPYTVLVATTGTTTTNYSHTGLTTGTSYSYKIYAINSVGTGAASSEVTITPTTSSVGTLPGSPTGFSATPMSPTQVTLSWSAPSNNGGYPITGYRIEYRIGSGTYSDLVPTTGNAATTYSHTGVSAGQVYVYRVYAMTSFGTSEKPSTEATANPKPASSSSAPTAPPALTATATSATQINLSWSAPSNTGGYPITGYKIDYKKGSASYSTLVANTGNSTISYSHVGLTTGTTYAYKVYAINSIGTSTASPEASATPTTASVSSSPAPPTGLTATPASATQINLSWSAPSNNGGSPIIGYKIEYKVGSAAYSTLIANTGNTATTYSHTGLTAGQVHVYKISAINSVGASNPSPEASATPTAQSTPAQTNTAPGAPTGLTAISVSGTQINLSWTAPTNIGGGPITGYKIEAKKGAGSFEVILPNTGSTATTYSHTGLTTATTYYYRVYAINSIGTSSPSGESSAVPKETTTPTLTAIAIAPTQIHLSWTAPSQTYKQSINGYKIEEKIGDSYKVIQDNAGSSTKYTVSGLVTGKPHTYVVSALFSAGSSPRSNEASATPTTTSVPPAGFSTTAPATPTTTPTKPVGNDPQSILKAQQEEVKRKAQEAREAMLKQSGKGDSDKAKAAREEARLANEKAVKDAQAARQKLIAEKQAALKAPKETPDQNPKQKPVNATIQKPKTLEEARKLAEEAKQKALEKANIDAKPKEDTKSKAEQELAAAKAAAWEKARKALEAEKAKRANQ; this is encoded by the coding sequence ATGCATGATAAAATTATGACTCATCACGTGTTTTCCTTGTTTGCAATATCTGTAATTGTACTATCGATTGCGATAATTCCGGTATTTGCAGACACTATAGTTCCAAGTGCGCCTACTGGAGTATCTGCCGCAGCGATTTCTCCAACACAAGTGAATCTTTTCTGGACTGCACCATCTGGATTTACAGTTACTAGCTACAAAATTGAATACAAGACTGGCTCTGGACCATACACAGTACTGGTCGCTACTACCGGCACAACTACTACGAATTATTCTCATACTGGATTGACTACCGGCACATCATATTCTTACAAAATTTATGCAATCAATTCTGTTGGTACTGGAGCCGCATCATCTGAAGTCACAATCACTCCAACCACATCATCCGTTGGTACATTGCCTGGCTCACCAACTGGATTTTCTGCAACTCCAATGTCACCAACACAAGTGACTCTATCCTGGTCTGCACCCTCCAATAACGGAGGCTATCCAATCACCGGCTATAGAATAGAATATAGGATTGGCTCTGGTACTTATTCAGATCTTGTCCCTACCACTGGAAATGCTGCCACAACATACTCGCATACTGGAGTCTCTGCAGGCCAAGTCTACGTGTATCGTGTTTATGCCATGACTTCATTTGGGACAAGCGAAAAACCATCTACCGAAGCAACGGCAAATCCAAAACCTGCATCATCATCCAGTGCTCCCACTGCACCGCCTGCATTGACTGCAACTGCAACATCTGCTACACAAATCAACTTGTCATGGTCCGCCCCATCTAACACGGGTGGCTATCCAATCACTGGATACAAGATTGATTACAAAAAAGGCTCCGCATCATACTCTACACTTGTCGCAAATACCGGTAACTCCACCATATCATACAGCCATGTTGGACTAACTACTGGAACCACATATGCTTACAAAGTATACGCAATCAACTCCATTGGTACAAGTACTGCATCCCCTGAGGCATCTGCTACACCTACAACTGCATCTGTATCATCATCCCCCGCCCCGCCAACGGGGCTTACTGCCACACCTGCATCTGCAACTCAGATTAATCTCTCATGGTCCGCCCCATCTAACAATGGCGGCTCGCCGATAATTGGCTATAAAATCGAGTACAAGGTAGGCTCTGCCGCTTATTCCACACTCATTGCAAACACTGGAAATACCGCAACAACATACTCTCACACCGGATTGACTGCAGGCCAAGTACATGTTTACAAAATTTCTGCGATAAACTCGGTTGGAGCAAGCAATCCCTCTCCAGAGGCATCCGCAACACCTACTGCTCAATCTACTCCAGCCCAAACAAACACCGCACCGGGCGCCCCGACAGGCCTTACGGCAATATCTGTTTCCGGTACTCAGATCAATCTGTCTTGGACTGCACCAACCAATATTGGTGGTGGACCAATCACCGGATACAAGATTGAAGCAAAGAAGGGTGCGGGATCATTTGAGGTAATCTTGCCAAACACCGGCAGTACAGCAACCACATATTCTCACACTGGACTTACTACTGCAACCACATACTATTATCGAGTGTATGCAATCAATTCTATTGGAACCAGTAGTCCATCTGGCGAATCGTCCGCAGTTCCAAAGGAAACAACCACACCTACACTGACTGCCATTGCAATTGCACCAACTCAAATTCATCTGTCTTGGACTGCACCATCGCAAACCTACAAACAATCAATCAACGGATACAAAATTGAAGAAAAAATCGGCGACTCTTACAAAGTCATTCAAGATAATGCTGGTTCTAGTACAAAATACACAGTTAGCGGATTAGTTACTGGCAAACCCCACACATATGTTGTCAGTGCATTATTTTCTGCTGGCTCCAGTCCACGATCCAATGAGGCATCTGCTACACCAACTACTACATCTGTACCGCCGGCAGGATTTTCAACAACCGCGCCGGCCACACCTACTACGACACCGACTAAACCTGTAGGCAATGATCCTCAATCAATACTAAAAGCACAACAAGAAGAAGTAAAGAGAAAAGCCCAAGAGGCAAGAGAGGCAATGCTGAAACAATCTGGTAAAGGTGACAGTGACAAAGCAAAGGCCGCACGAGAAGAGGCCAGATTGGCAAATGAGAAAGCCGTCAAAGATGCACAGGCAGCAAGACAAAAACTGATTGCTGAAAAACAAGCAGCACTAAAAGCACCAAAAGAAACACCAGATCAAAACCCAAAACAAAAACCGGTAAACGCTACCATACAAAAACCAAAAACCTTGGAAGAAGCGCGCAAGCTTGCAGAAGAAGCAAAACAAAAAGCACTAGAAAAGGCCAACATTGACGCCAAACCAAAAGAAGACACTAAAAGCAAAGCCGAGCAAGAACTTGCAGCAGCAAAAGCAGCCGCCTGGGAGAAAGCAAGAAAGGCACTAGAGGCCGAAAAAGCCAAGAGAGCCAACCAATAA
- the dps gene encoding DNA protection during starvation protein — MVNQNEPNVVGVNILKQNGVDIDELIKLLIYNASVEFTAYYYFTNLRMHCTGVDGEGIKGVIEDARLEDLSHFESCLSRIYELGGSLPNDATEFIKMSGCEFLQLPPNKTDLRAIMEKCLKAEQGAIVNWNKICQMTHGKDPATYDVAKDILREEIEHEAWFLELLHGRPSAHMRRKFPGERPHTAKHSRALG; from the coding sequence ATGGTTAATCAAAACGAACCAAACGTAGTCGGCGTAAACATCCTAAAACAAAATGGGGTAGATATTGATGAGCTGATTAAGCTCTTGATCTATAATGCATCAGTAGAGTTTACTGCATACTATTACTTCACAAACCTTCGAATGCATTGCACTGGCGTTGATGGCGAGGGCATCAAAGGCGTAATAGAAGATGCACGACTAGAGGACCTGAGTCATTTTGAGTCCTGCCTCTCAAGAATCTATGAGCTTGGTGGAAGCCTACCAAACGACGCAACAGAATTTATCAAAATGTCTGGCTGTGAGTTTTTACAACTACCTCCAAACAAAACAGATCTGAGGGCGATAATGGAAAAATGCCTCAAAGCTGAACAAGGGGCAATTGTCAATTGGAACAAAATATGCCAAATGACCCATGGAAAAGATCCTGCCACATATGATGTAGCAAAAGACATCTTGCGAGAGGAAATTGAACATGAGGCTTGGTTTTTGGAGCTTCTCCATGGAAGACCATCTGCTCACATGAGAAGAAAATTCCCAGGAGAGCGACCCCACACAGCAAAACACTCTCGAGCGCTAGGCTAG
- a CDS encoding alpha/beta fold hydrolase, which translates to MQEEFVIVDGNRIRYLKAGSSRRNLVLIHGLGASAERWESVMSSFSKHFTVYVPDLIGFGLSDKPTVDYTTEFFAHFVSQFLAELGVKKATVIGSSLGGQIAVEYVSANQDSVEKLILVSPAGAMKQSTPALDAYIMAALYPDPSSAKTAFSAMTGTNKDVSQNIIDGFVQRMLMPNAKYAFMSTILGLKNAPEISTKLEILEIPTLVVWGELDPVIPITYAKYFVQRIRDCRFYQMEGCGHTPYVEDPSEFSKLVLDFLK; encoded by the coding sequence ATGCAAGAAGAATTTGTGATTGTTGACGGTAATAGGATTAGATACCTAAAGGCTGGATCGTCAAGGCGAAACCTAGTCCTTATTCATGGCCTTGGTGCATCCGCTGAACGTTGGGAGTCTGTTATGTCTAGTTTCAGCAAGCACTTTACCGTTTATGTTCCTGATCTGATCGGATTTGGTCTGAGTGACAAGCCTACGGTTGATTACACTACGGAATTTTTTGCTCATTTTGTCTCTCAGTTTCTGGCCGAGCTTGGAGTGAAAAAGGCAACAGTAATTGGCTCGTCCCTTGGTGGGCAGATTGCAGTCGAGTATGTATCGGCTAATCAAGACAGTGTGGAAAAACTAATCCTAGTATCGCCTGCCGGAGCAATGAAACAGTCCACACCTGCACTTGATGCATATATTATGGCGGCATTATACCCTGATCCATCCAGTGCAAAAACCGCATTTTCTGCAATGACTGGAACCAACAAGGATGTGAGTCAAAACATAATCGATGGATTTGTTCAACGAATGCTCATGCCAAATGCCAAATATGCCTTCATGTCAACAATTCTTGGATTAAAAAACGCACCTGAAATCTCAACAAAATTGGAAATATTGGAAATTCCAACACTAGTAGTCTGGGGTGAGTTAGATCCTGTCATCCCAATAACTTATGCAAAATACTTTGTTCAAAGAATTAGGGATTGTAGATTTTATCAAATGGAAGGATGCGGCCATACTCCATACGTCGAGGACCCATCAGAATTTAGCAAACTTGTGCTTGATTTTTTGAAATAA
- a CDS encoding AbrB/MazE/SpoVT family DNA-binding domain-containing protein: MVGNSNQIDYVSMFQDWVQKGGRAQAEFMKAFSSYMENNQKFDPLNAIKELTSKSSEAQSEFVNNMSSVQKNVMEQLFNMGNLMQNFMGYGAFKTTIGSNGRISIPEAERDALRINEGDLVQVVVIPLEKKKKQN; this comes from the coding sequence ATGGTTGGTAACAGTAACCAAATTGATTATGTATCTATGTTCCAGGACTGGGTTCAAAAAGGCGGTCGTGCACAAGCCGAGTTCATGAAGGCGTTTTCCTCATACATGGAAAACAATCAAAAATTTGATCCGCTAAATGCAATCAAAGAATTGACCTCAAAATCGTCCGAGGCACAAAGTGAATTTGTCAACAACATGTCATCTGTGCAAAAAAACGTAATGGAGCAGTTATTCAACATGGGAAATCTCATGCAGAACTTTATGGGCTATGGTGCATTCAAGACCACCATTGGAAGCAATGGAAGAATATCAATCCCTGAAGCAGAACGTGATGCACTAAGAATCAACGAAGGAGATCTAGTGCAAGTGGTAGTAATACCATTAGAGAAAAAGAAGAAGCAAAACTAG
- the phaC gene encoding class III poly(R)-hydroxyalkanoic acid synthase subunit PhaC, with translation MQDSMVDPKLVEEFLSFTKNVSEAPKLVPAPDEITLESTPYDVVFEQDKMRLLHYKPIAEKQIKTPLLISYAIINRFHILDIQPKKSWVRKLLESGIDIYMIDWGTPSNIDKYLDFDDYVNSYLDNCVDYIRKESQVDSVSLQGYCTGGTIATIYATLHPKKVRNLIVTAPVIDGWKDTTVVSNVAKHLNIDNLVDIIGNMPPEFMYYCFSILKPFEQGLEKYYKFFKNIHDKEFVDSFLRVEKWLSDTPPIPGELFRQWIKDIYQENLLIQNKMYVGGKQIDLKNISMPIFVQVAVGDHLVSPECSMPIYYAVASEDKTMRVYPIGHVGMIASSFSQKQILPELSQWIKERS, from the coding sequence ATGCAAGATAGTATGGTTGATCCAAAACTAGTAGAGGAGTTTCTCAGTTTTACAAAAAATGTCAGCGAGGCCCCAAAGCTAGTTCCGGCCCCAGACGAGATAACGCTGGAATCAACACCATATGATGTGGTATTTGAGCAAGACAAGATGAGACTGCTCCACTACAAACCAATCGCGGAAAAACAGATCAAAACGCCATTGCTGATCAGCTATGCAATAATCAATCGATTCCACATACTGGATATTCAACCAAAGAAAAGCTGGGTCAGAAAACTACTAGAATCCGGAATAGACATCTACATGATCGACTGGGGAACCCCATCAAACATTGACAAGTATTTGGATTTTGATGATTATGTCAACTCGTATTTGGATAACTGTGTTGATTACATCAGAAAGGAATCCCAAGTTGATAGTGTGTCATTGCAAGGATATTGCACTGGAGGCACGATTGCGACAATTTATGCCACTTTGCACCCAAAAAAGGTGCGTAATCTCATAGTTACGGCACCTGTAATCGATGGATGGAAGGACACTACAGTAGTTAGCAATGTGGCAAAACACCTCAACATAGACAATTTGGTAGACATAATTGGAAACATGCCGCCAGAATTCATGTATTATTGTTTTTCAATACTAAAACCATTTGAGCAAGGCCTTGAAAAATACTACAAATTCTTCAAAAACATACACGACAAAGAATTTGTGGATAGTTTTTTGCGAGTAGAAAAATGGCTAAGTGATACACCGCCAATTCCAGGAGAATTATTCAGACAGTGGATTAAGGACATCTATCAGGAAAATCTCCTAATCCAGAACAAGATGTATGTCGGTGGAAAACAAATTGATCTCAAAAACATTTCAATGCCGATTTTTGTGCAGGTTGCTGTAGGTGATCACCTAGTATCACCAGAATGCAGCATGCCGATTTACTATGCAGTTGCAAGTGAGGACAAGACCATGAGGGTATATCCAATTGGACATGTAGGAATGATTGCAAGCTCGTTTTCACAAAAACAAATTTTGCCAGAGCTGAGTCAGTGGATTAAAGAAAGATCCTAG
- a CDS encoding poly(R)-hydroxyalkanoic acid synthase subunit PhaE — MSQDVNLPLDYYKHVSLFWTDLIHLMSGKPIALTSVGPMRNWANDMKKVVTELMDANDDLVEFNQKLTEYYKQLTEAWMDAQKKVNTKVPNIPQDVESIEAYKRIWIDIFENDFTQLFDSEEFGHNYGKLVAAELELTRHWENITNVMLHSMKLPTRKEIDEVYKELHELRKRITKLEKKEEKPNAR; from the coding sequence ATGTCACAAGACGTCAATCTGCCGCTTGATTATTACAAACACGTCTCCCTGTTTTGGACGGATTTGATACACCTAATGTCAGGCAAACCGATTGCACTGACATCTGTTGGTCCAATGAGAAACTGGGCAAATGACATGAAAAAAGTGGTCACCGAACTAATGGATGCAAACGATGACTTGGTTGAATTTAACCAAAAACTGACTGAATACTATAAACAATTAACCGAGGCATGGATGGATGCGCAAAAAAAGGTAAACACCAAGGTCCCAAACATACCGCAGGATGTTGAAAGTATAGAGGCATACAAACGAATTTGGATTGATATTTTTGAGAACGATTTCACCCAACTCTTTGATTCGGAAGAATTTGGTCACAATTATGGGAAATTGGTTGCAGCGGAATTAGAGCTGACCCGTCATTGGGAAAACATTACAAACGTTATGCTTCATTCAATGAAGCTTCCAACAAGAAAAGAAATTGACGAAGTATACAAGGAATTACATGAGCTAAGAAAAAGAATAACAAAACTAGAGAAAAAAGAGGAAAAACCAAATGCAAGATAG
- a CDS encoding DUF6659 family protein, whose translation MEKEELCNSIKKLDTMIRFVGLINNKGHLVAGGMNEGKKTLEDTKKDEMLYMELALRVRMRQEFDSELGPVRFAMSYRDKVVVMSFPVDKEILLVSAERDINFSKLAFDALKIIEQYLK comes from the coding sequence ATGGAAAAAGAAGAACTGTGTAATTCAATTAAAAAACTGGACACTATGATCCGCTTTGTTGGGCTGATTAACAACAAAGGGCATCTGGTAGCCGGTGGCATGAATGAGGGAAAGAAAACCTTAGAGGACACAAAAAAAGATGAGATGCTCTACATGGAGCTTGCATTGCGAGTTAGAATGCGTCAAGAATTTGATTCCGAGCTTGGACCTGTCAGATTTGCCATGTCATACCGAGACAAGGTGGTTGTGATGAGTTTTCCAGTAGACAAGGAAATCCTACTCGTGTCTGCTGAAAGAGACATTAACTTCTCAAAACTGGCGTTTGACGCCCTCAAAATAATCGAGCAATACCTAAAGTGA